One window of the Archangium primigenium genome contains the following:
- a CDS encoding lytic transglycosylase domain-containing protein, with product MPSFSLLLLALSSVPPSGEALPPRPEPASLTAPAAPSPATPAPAMEGAAPRESEPPIAGAALPVEPPAPDEGEEADEDESTELEEMRALEGATLDPGARPDAAVLQSLRRLGVANPLRLRMLDALEESTFREDEADDGPPLITDLSTFDVARFQPHYDIPVEMQPLVAQYIQFFQGPGRKWFRKWVGRSTRYLPVMQPILESMGLPRDTVYLAMIESGFSPTAYSWAHASGPWQFISSTGRQYGLHQDFWVDERRDPLKATRAAARYLKDLRAELGHWYLAWAGYNTGSGRVRRLMERHDTKDFWLISAEKGLATETKHYVPKLIAAALISKHPAAFGFAEEEFVYESPLSFEEVKLTDATDLDVIARAAGVEVTAVQELNPELRRWCTPPASTKNPYVLRLPTGTAPRFTENFAKLPPKERLTFRVHRVKRGDTLSQIALSYGTAAEAILQMNQLKSLRTLKLNSELVIPIPASRGGVKTEDAADTAIARKVAQARRSGVTAPRPEDEVPAGTPRGPVASGPIKTESIGGRKRITYGVQSGDSVWAIANRFQVQVEDVRKWNSLSARASRRALKVGSVLYLWPDSAPRQVEERAGTVIAQRAAPAAAPVIGNTNRHTAAPPPASATNVHHLAAGETLWSIAQRYGISVEDIKRWNHIKDTSRLPTGLKLTVSAP from the coding sequence ATGCCGTCTTTCAGCCTGCTCCTCCTGGCGCTCTCGTCGGTCCCGCCGTCGGGTGAGGCCCTCCCTCCGCGGCCCGAGCCCGCGAGCCTGACGGCCCCCGCGGCGCCGTCGCCCGCGACGCCCGCCCCCGCGATGGAAGGCGCCGCCCCCCGGGAGTCCGAGCCCCCCATCGCCGGAGCGGCCCTGCCCGTGGAGCCCCCGGCCCCCGACGAGGGCGAGGAGGCGGACGAGGACGAGTCCACCGAGCTCGAGGAGATGCGGGCCCTGGAGGGCGCCACGCTGGACCCCGGCGCCCGGCCGGACGCCGCGGTGCTCCAGTCCCTGCGGCGCCTGGGCGTGGCCAACCCGCTGCGCCTGCGCATGCTGGACGCCCTGGAGGAGTCCACCTTCCGCGAGGACGAGGCGGACGATGGGCCGCCGCTCATCACGGACCTGTCCACCTTCGACGTGGCGCGCTTCCAGCCGCACTACGACATCCCCGTGGAGATGCAGCCGCTCGTCGCCCAGTACATCCAGTTCTTCCAGGGCCCGGGCCGCAAGTGGTTCCGCAAGTGGGTGGGCCGCTCCACGCGCTACCTGCCGGTGATGCAGCCCATCCTGGAGTCCATGGGCCTGCCGCGCGACACCGTGTACCTGGCGATGATCGAGAGCGGCTTCTCGCCCACCGCGTACTCGTGGGCGCATGCCTCGGGGCCCTGGCAGTTCATCTCCAGCACCGGCCGCCAGTACGGCCTGCACCAGGACTTCTGGGTGGACGAGCGGAGGGATCCGCTCAAGGCCACGCGCGCCGCGGCGCGCTACCTCAAGGATCTGCGCGCGGAGCTGGGCCACTGGTACCTCGCGTGGGCCGGCTACAACACGGGCAGTGGCCGGGTGCGCCGCCTGATGGAGCGCCACGACACCAAGGACTTCTGGCTCATCTCCGCGGAGAAGGGCCTGGCCACGGAGACCAAGCACTACGTGCCCAAGCTCATCGCCGCGGCGCTCATCTCCAAGCACCCGGCCGCCTTCGGCTTCGCCGAGGAGGAGTTCGTCTACGAGTCGCCGCTCAGCTTCGAGGAGGTGAAGCTCACCGACGCCACGGACCTGGACGTCATCGCCCGGGCGGCGGGCGTGGAGGTGACGGCCGTGCAGGAGCTCAACCCGGAGCTGCGCCGCTGGTGCACCCCGCCGGCCAGCACGAAGAACCCCTACGTGCTGCGCCTGCCCACCGGCACCGCGCCGCGCTTCACGGAGAACTTCGCCAAGCTGCCCCCCAAGGAGCGGCTCACCTTCCGGGTGCACCGGGTGAAGCGCGGGGACACGCTGTCGCAGATCGCCCTGAGCTACGGCACGGCCGCCGAGGCCATCCTCCAGATGAACCAGCTCAAGAGCCTGCGCACGCTCAAGCTCAACTCGGAGCTCGTCATCCCCATCCCCGCCAGCCGCGGGGGCGTGAAGACCGAGGACGCGGCGGACACGGCCATCGCGCGCAAGGTGGCCCAGGCGCGGCGCAGCGGTGTCACCGCGCCCCGCCCCGAGGACGAGGTCCCGGCGGGCACGCCGCGCGGCCCCGTGGCCTCCGGCCCCATCAAGACGGAGAGCATCGGCGGCCGCAAGCGCATCACCTACGGCGTGCAGTCCGGCGACAGCGTGTGGGCCATCGCCAACCGCTTCCAGGTGCAGGTGGAGGACGTGCGCAAGTGGAACAGCCTGTCCGCGCGCGCCAGCCGCCGGGCGCTCAAGGTGGGCTCGGTGCTCTACCTCTGGCCGGACAGCGCGCCCCGGCAGGTGGAGGAGCGCGCGGGCACCGTCATCGCCCAGCGCGCCGCCCCGGCCGCGGCCCCCGTCATCGGCAACACCAACCGGCACACGGCCGCGCCACCCCCGGCCTCCGCGACCAACGTCCACCACCTGGCCGCCGGCGAGACGCTGTGGAGCATCGCCCAGCGCTACGGCATCAGCGTGGAGGACATCAAGCGCTGGAACCACATCAAGGACACCAGCCGCCTGCCCACCGGCCTCAAGCTCACCGTGAGCGCGCCGTAA